One genomic region from Leifsonia sp. Root1293 encodes:
- the frr gene encoding ribosome recycling factor: MIADVLSDAAARMSKAVEVAKDDFSSVRTGRANPQLFQKIMVSYYGTPTPLAQLASLANPEARTLVVTPYDKSALRDIEQAIRDTPNLGANPSNDGNIIRVTLPELTADRRKEFVKIVRGKGEDAKVSVRNIRRKAKDELDALKSEVGDDEVSRGEKELEQVTKTHVDAIDDALKRKEAELLEV; this comes from the coding sequence GTGATCGCGGATGTCCTGTCCGATGCCGCAGCCCGTATGAGCAAGGCCGTCGAAGTCGCCAAAGACGACTTCTCGTCCGTGCGCACCGGGCGTGCGAACCCCCAGCTCTTCCAGAAGATCATGGTGAGCTATTACGGCACGCCGACGCCGTTGGCGCAGCTCGCGTCTCTGGCCAACCCCGAGGCCCGCACGCTCGTCGTGACCCCCTACGACAAGAGCGCCCTGCGCGACATCGAGCAGGCCATCCGCGACACGCCCAACCTGGGCGCCAACCCGTCGAACGACGGCAACATCATCCGGGTCACCCTGCCCGAGCTCACGGCAGACCGCCGCAAGGAGTTCGTCAAGATCGTCCGCGGCAAGGGCGAGGACGCCAAGGTGTCCGTGCGCAACATCCGCCGCAAGGCCAAGGACGAGCTCGATGCCCTCAAGAGCGAGGTCGGCGATGACGAGGTGTCCCGCGGCGAGAAGGAACTCGAGCAGGTGACCAAGACGCACGTCGACGCCATCGACGACGCACTGAAGCGCAAGGAAGCCGAACTCCTCGAGGTCTAG
- the pyrH gene encoding UMP kinase produces the protein MNGTHTRRRVLLKLSGEAFGGGSLGVNPDVVSALAREIADAATQVEIAIVVGGGNFFRGAELSQRGMDRGRADYMGMLGTVMNALALQDFLEQAGLETRVQSAISMTQVAEPYIPRKAERHLEKGRVVIFGAGAGLPYFSTDTVAAQRALEIEADVVLVAKNGVDGVYDDDPRSNPDAKKIHRITYQEALQQGLKVVDSTAFSLCMDNDMPMQVFGMEPAGNVTAAILGADLGTVVSN, from the coding sequence ATGAACGGAACCCACACGAGGCGGCGCGTGCTCCTCAAGCTCTCGGGCGAGGCCTTCGGCGGGGGATCGCTCGGCGTGAACCCCGACGTGGTCAGTGCGCTGGCCCGGGAGATCGCGGATGCCGCCACCCAGGTCGAGATCGCGATCGTCGTCGGAGGAGGCAACTTCTTCCGCGGAGCAGAGCTCTCGCAGCGCGGCATGGATCGTGGACGCGCCGACTACATGGGCATGCTCGGCACCGTCATGAACGCCCTGGCTCTCCAGGACTTCCTCGAGCAGGCCGGGCTGGAGACGCGCGTGCAGTCGGCGATCTCGATGACCCAGGTCGCCGAGCCCTACATTCCCCGCAAGGCGGAGCGCCACCTCGAGAAGGGCCGCGTCGTCATCTTCGGCGCCGGTGCGGGCCTGCCGTACTTCTCCACCGACACCGTCGCCGCCCAGCGTGCGCTGGAGATCGAGGCCGATGTCGTGCTCGTCGCCAAGAACGGCGTCGACGGGGTCTACGACGACGATCCGCGCAGCAACCCCGACGCCAAGAAGATCCACCGGATCACGTACCAGGAGGCGCTCCAGCAGGGCCTCAAGGTGGTCGACTCCACGGCGTTCAGTCTGTGCATGGACAACGACATGCCCATGCAGGTGTTCGGCATGGAGCCGGCAGGCAACGTGACCGCCGCCATCCTCGGTGCCGACCTCGGCACCGTCGTCAGCAACTAA